In Phycisphaerae bacterium, one genomic interval encodes:
- a CDS encoding DUF2179 domain-containing protein gives MNTEVIVTCFLIVLARIGDVSLGTMRTISVVQGRAFLAWMLGFFEVLIWVLAASKVLNNLESPFYIVAYAFGFACGNYIGVKLEGYVAFGRQVVRVFSHRGAELAALLRDRGHLVTTFEGQGREGHVSLLFIETRRRLTPRLLREAAQADPGCFYMVDDIRLASQPAPIHPTATGWRAVLKKK, from the coding sequence ATGAATACTGAAGTCATTGTGACATGCTTCCTGATCGTGCTCGCCCGAATCGGCGACGTCAGCCTCGGCACCATGCGCACCATCAGTGTCGTCCAGGGACGGGCGTTCCTGGCCTGGATGCTCGGGTTCTTCGAGGTGCTCATCTGGGTGCTGGCGGCCTCCAAGGTGCTCAACAACCTCGAATCCCCCTTCTACATCGTGGCCTACGCTTTTGGATTCGCCTGCGGAAACTACATCGGCGTGAAGCTGGAAGGATACGTGGCCTTCGGCCGGCAAGTCGTCCGGGTCTTCTCACACCGGGGCGCCGAATTGGCTGCGCTACTGCGCGATCGCGGACACCTCGTGACCACCTTCGAGGGCCAAGGCCGCGAGGGTCACGTCAGCCTGCTCTTTATCGAGACCCGCCGGCGCCTCACCCCCCGCCTGCTCCGCGAAGCCGCCCAGGCCGACCCGGGGTGCTTCTACATGGTGGACGACATTCGCCTCGCTTCCCAACCGGCGCCGATCCACCCCACGGCAACCGGCTGGCGAGCGGTGCTCAAGAAGAAATAG
- a CDS encoding HPr-rel-A system PqqD family peptide chaperone: protein MKRAGVEWDDTRVHGGSVDGQGGVWRRPCTRADLVVHELDGEALVYDPRTADTHRLNSTAFQVFRLLDGTRSTTDVARVLTTLYDVAYRDALEHTRRVLTEMERLALLDGAPSKQMA, encoded by the coding sequence ATGAAACGAGCGGGCGTTGAATGGGATGACACGCGCGTTCACGGAGGAAGCGTTGATGGTCAAGGAGGAGTTTGGCGCAGGCCGTGCACTCGAGCCGACCTGGTGGTCCACGAGCTTGACGGGGAAGCGTTGGTATATGACCCGCGCACGGCGGACACGCACCGGCTGAACTCGACGGCGTTCCAGGTCTTTCGATTATTGGACGGGACGCGTTCGACGACGGACGTTGCGCGGGTTCTGACCACGCTGTATGACGTGGCGTACCGCGATGCGCTGGAGCATACGCGGCGCGTGCTCACGGAAATGGAGCGTCTGGCGCTTCTGGATGGTGCTCCATCGAAGCAGATGGCATGA
- a CDS encoding nucleotidyltransferase family protein: MWNGKQATGLRSTLAAVIRGEQIAARACEDSGCDVSELVQHAIREGCAGLLLRAVEAGGEEFDKAAMRSLRRAASLDGANALRVLHASQRVIAVLNGAGVPALVLKGVSLHAMVYDRPDLRPVSDLDLLVRPEKAERAAATLVALGCHRGMDLIHPEFFPRYYYEAEFLSPPPENLRIDLHVRPFRPPRYARLMPDDAMWKGADSVGRGDGRMLAPSPERMLIHLAAHAAFHGCSRLIWLYDLKAFLAVHGDRMDWELFLRLAGEWKLAGAVRSGIDEAESLFGGLVPARVRAALNEVSVSWADRLVLRSAPCEAGSPLRSVLVHLLTTPGTRWKLGYALVHVVPSREHLREAYSGRHFGWTFVAQLLRLMRHLRRLVQSLATLPRRWAVPALAKQGGGVRQADR; the protein is encoded by the coding sequence ATGTGGAACGGGAAACAAGCTACAGGACTTCGATCGACGCTTGCGGCCGTGATTCGCGGTGAGCAGATCGCGGCGCGGGCATGCGAGGACTCCGGCTGCGACGTGTCGGAACTGGTGCAACATGCCATTCGCGAGGGTTGTGCGGGGCTCTTGCTGCGAGCGGTCGAGGCAGGAGGCGAGGAATTCGACAAGGCGGCAATGCGATCGTTGCGGCGCGCGGCGTCGCTGGACGGAGCCAATGCCCTGCGCGTCCTGCATGCGAGCCAGCGTGTGATTGCGGTGTTGAACGGCGCGGGCGTGCCGGCGCTGGTTCTCAAGGGCGTTTCCCTGCATGCGATGGTGTATGACCGGCCTGACCTTCGCCCCGTGAGCGATCTTGATCTGCTGGTTCGCCCGGAGAAGGCGGAGCGAGCGGCGGCGACCCTGGTGGCGCTGGGGTGCCATCGCGGAATGGATCTGATCCATCCGGAGTTCTTCCCGCGCTATTACTACGAGGCGGAGTTTCTTTCGCCACCGCCGGAGAATCTGCGTATCGATCTGCACGTGCGTCCTTTCCGTCCGCCACGGTATGCCAGGTTGATGCCCGACGATGCGATGTGGAAGGGCGCGGATTCTGTCGGCAGGGGAGACGGACGAATGCTGGCGCCCTCGCCGGAGCGAATGCTGATTCACCTGGCGGCGCACGCGGCGTTTCACGGATGTTCCCGGCTGATCTGGTTGTACGATCTGAAGGCGTTCCTGGCGGTCCACGGCGACCGGATGGATTGGGAGCTTTTCCTGCGGCTGGCGGGCGAATGGAAGCTGGCCGGCGCGGTTCGATCGGGCATTGATGAGGCTGAGTCGCTGTTTGGCGGGCTGGTTCCGGCGCGGGTGCGTGCGGCGCTGAACGAGGTGAGCGTCTCGTGGGCGGACCGGCTCGTTCTGCGAAGCGCCCCATGCGAGGCGGGTTCGCCTCTGCGGTCCGTGCTTGTTCACCTTCTGACCACGCCGGGAACGCGATGGAAGCTGGGGTACGCCCTCGTCCACGTCGTGCCGTCGCGAGAACATCTGCGTGAAGCCTACAGTGGGCGGCACTTCGGGTGGACGTTCGTGGCACAGCTTCTTCGGCTTATGCGCCACCTGCGGCGTCTGGTTCAATCGCTGGCCACGCTGCCGCGCCGATGGGCGGTTCCAGCTCTCGCGAAGCAAGGCGGCGGCGTCCGGCAGGCAGACCGATAA
- a CDS encoding glycosyltransferase — protein sequence MNVTVLITVRNDPQGIATTLSSLAEQTRRPDEIIVVDGGSTDETLRVLRQYEASLTQLRVIHAPGANIARGRNVGAAAARGEIIATTDAGCRAAPNWLAKLTEPLERGDDVEFVAGFYRIDPRGLLEAVAGLATMRGQLESVDPATFNPSARSLALRKSLWIRSGGWPEWIRFSEDTLFDHKVRSLGVRWHFAADAIVHWRPRTGLFSIARQFYRYGTGRGHTQIDAPAFRYNLRNAGAILVAAMLGVVSPWLFLVAVLLVAYFYGWCQHGRAMSIARKLERRAAYPLCLLTMAVVLAANTAGYVVGSWQRWRDRAAYKLRAETYLTPTGLRPAGSKPVSSA from the coding sequence ATGAACGTTACCGTTCTCATCACGGTTCGCAACGATCCCCAGGGCATCGCGACGACACTCAGTTCGCTGGCGGAGCAGACACGGCGTCCGGATGAGATCATCGTCGTCGATGGAGGATCGACGGACGAGACGCTGCGTGTTCTTCGGCAGTATGAGGCGTCGCTCACGCAGTTGCGCGTGATCCACGCTCCGGGGGCGAATATCGCACGGGGACGCAACGTTGGGGCGGCGGCGGCGCGGGGAGAGATTATCGCGACGACGGACGCGGGCTGCCGGGCCGCTCCAAACTGGCTCGCCAAGCTGACCGAGCCGTTGGAGCGCGGTGACGACGTGGAGTTCGTGGCGGGGTTCTATCGTATCGACCCGCGCGGGCTGCTCGAGGCCGTCGCGGGTCTGGCCACGATGCGCGGGCAGTTGGAATCCGTCGATCCCGCAACGTTCAACCCCTCGGCGCGATCGCTTGCCCTGCGGAAGTCGCTCTGGATTCGCAGCGGAGGATGGCCGGAGTGGATCCGCTTCTCCGAAGATACGCTGTTCGATCACAAGGTGCGGAGCCTGGGCGTCAGGTGGCACTTCGCCGCGGACGCGATCGTCCACTGGCGGCCGCGGACAGGCTTGTTTTCGATCGCTCGACAATTCTATCGCTACGGCACGGGGCGGGGACATACGCAAATCGACGCACCGGCGTTTCGATACAACCTGCGTAATGCAGGCGCGATACTCGTGGCAGCGATGCTCGGTGTCGTTTCGCCGTGGCTTTTCCTCGTGGCGGTTCTGCTGGTTGCGTACTTCTATGGATGGTGTCAGCACGGGCGTGCGATGAGCATCGCACGAAAACTCGAGCGTCGAGCGGCATATCCGCTGTGCCTGCTGACGATGGCGGTTGTACTCGCTGCCAACACGGCCGGGTACGTTGTGGGTTCGTGGCAGCGCTGGCGCGATCGGGCCGCGTACAAGTTGAGGGCGGAGACGTACCTGACGCCGACCGGGCTGAGACCGGCCGGCTCGAAGCCCGTTTCAAGCGCCTAA
- a CDS encoding glycosyltransferase, whose translation MSDCHRWLCIAYAFPPINRSGTHRTLAFARHLAEWNWPATVITADAHGEPTDSDLLDRVPPQIVAHRVRCEDRILRWKARLGCAEPSVITSGDGQAANGTAFETGGGSPASLNGSRIRHIFRRPIDFVTRAMLVPDDKAGWIRPAVRAGIDAVRHEPPVLIYSTSPCASAHLVALALHRRTGLPWVADFRDPWRDNPFRDMGFSLLEWWDSRLERRVLRAATQVICNTPTARQRLVRRFPSLVDRTTTILNGFDAEMAIGIEPVRIGSEEEVVLTHCGQFYGSRSPAVWFEALRRAAPACAEGRRLRLQFIGERAYQGKDLQAMASAAGVSDQVTVVGCVSHAESMARASGSDAVALAGSSGEGAALQVPNKLFEYLALRRPILATLCEDHPGRDILREARVPSLVCRPDDTDALAAAMIRLARRLPFPVPNDWGGVEKFTREHRAEELLRIFQRATERANPEREGAGKRVAYSTA comes from the coding sequence ATGTCCGATTGCCACCGATGGCTGTGCATTGCCTATGCGTTTCCGCCGATCAATCGCAGCGGGACGCACCGTACGTTGGCCTTCGCGCGGCACCTGGCGGAATGGAACTGGCCGGCGACGGTGATCACCGCGGACGCACATGGCGAGCCGACAGATTCAGATTTGCTGGACCGCGTGCCGCCGCAGATCGTGGCGCACCGTGTTCGCTGCGAAGATCGAATTCTGCGCTGGAAAGCACGGCTGGGGTGTGCGGAGCCGTCCGTCATCACAAGTGGCGACGGGCAAGCAGCAAACGGGACGGCGTTTGAGACTGGTGGCGGCAGCCCCGCAAGCCTGAACGGGTCGAGGATTCGGCACATATTCCGAAGGCCGATTGATTTCGTCACGCGGGCGATGCTCGTTCCCGACGACAAAGCGGGTTGGATTCGACCCGCGGTGCGAGCCGGGATCGATGCGGTGCGCCATGAGCCACCTGTGCTCATTTACTCGACATCACCCTGTGCAAGTGCCCATCTCGTGGCGCTTGCTCTGCATCGTCGAACGGGCCTGCCGTGGGTAGCGGACTTTCGCGATCCATGGCGCGACAACCCCTTCCGAGACATGGGTTTCTCGCTGTTGGAGTGGTGGGATTCGCGCCTGGAGCGCCGCGTGCTTCGCGCCGCGACGCAGGTAATCTGCAATACGCCGACGGCGCGCCAGCGGTTGGTTCGACGGTTTCCGTCTTTGGTCGATCGCACGACGACGATCCTCAACGGATTTGATGCGGAAATGGCAATCGGGATCGAACCCGTTCGCATCGGCTCGGAGGAGGAGGTCGTTCTTACACACTGCGGGCAATTCTACGGGTCGCGGAGCCCGGCCGTGTGGTTCGAGGCTCTTCGCCGCGCCGCGCCAGCTTGTGCGGAAGGACGGCGGTTGCGGCTCCAGTTCATTGGCGAACGCGCGTATCAGGGAAAGGACTTGCAGGCGATGGCGTCGGCGGCCGGCGTATCGGATCAGGTGACTGTCGTCGGTTGTGTCTCTCATGCCGAGTCGATGGCGCGCGCCTCGGGCAGCGACGCGGTGGCGCTGGCGGGTTCGAGCGGGGAGGGAGCGGCGCTGCAAGTACCGAACAAGTTGTTTGAGTATCTTGCGCTGCGCCGGCCGATATTGGCGACGCTGTGCGAAGATCATCCGGGCCGAGACATTCTCCGCGAGGCGCGAGTGCCGTCGCTGGTGTGCCGCCCGGATGACACCGACGCCCTGGCCGCGGCGATGATTCGCCTGGCGCGACGGCTGCCGTTCCCGGTTCCGAACGACTGGGGCGGTGTGGAGAAATTCACGCGGGAGCACCGCGCGGAGGAATTGCTGCGGATTTTCCAGCGTGCGACGGAGAGGGCGAATCCCGAAAGGGAAGGGGCGGGCAAGCGCGTCGCGTATTCCACCGCTTGA
- a CDS encoding PQQ-dependent sugar dehydrogenase translates to MKAVEIRALLMSLIFLGACGPVSRGATPLTTEQVAFGLTSPVYVTHAPGDFDRVFIVEQSGRIRILDISQDPPVLQVAPFLDISSRVSFSGERGLLGLAFHPDYASNGYFYVNYTRSAATVGDTVIARFETPVATPNQADAGSESILLVISQPQSNHNGGWLAFGPNDGYLYIATGDGGGAGDDDAGHTALIGNSQDITDNLLGKLLRIDVDGGVPYGIPPDNPFVGITGDDEIWAYGLRNPWRNAFDPITGDLYIADVGQSNWEEIDFDASALTGGLNYGWRCREGMHVYDPTDPGGNCAVSVFREPIYEYSHGGSPFRCSITGGEVYRGCAVTDLWGTYFFADYCSNQIWSFRNGPAVADFMERTAELAPASGSITSIVSFGRDAFGEIYICEQGGEVYKIVPDGVPSQCGLPVPAATEWGVAALTLVLLSAGTLVIRRQGGRLRAS, encoded by the coding sequence ATGAAAGCTGTCGAGATCCGCGCGTTGCTGATGTCGTTGATCTTCCTGGGGGCATGTGGGCCGGTGTCGCGCGGCGCCACGCCGCTGACGACCGAGCAGGTGGCCTTCGGTCTGACGAGTCCGGTATATGTGACCCATGCGCCGGGGGACTTCGACCGCGTATTCATCGTGGAGCAGAGCGGGCGGATTCGCATTCTGGACATTTCCCAGGATCCGCCGGTGCTGCAGGTTGCACCGTTCCTGGATATCAGTTCGCGGGTGAGCTTCAGCGGCGAGCGCGGCTTGCTGGGGCTTGCCTTCCACCCCGACTACGCCAGCAACGGCTATTTCTACGTGAACTACACGCGCTCGGCGGCAACCGTGGGTGATACGGTTATCGCCCGATTCGAGACCCCGGTAGCGACGCCGAATCAGGCGGATGCGGGGAGTGAGTCGATCCTGCTGGTTATCAGTCAGCCACAGTCCAACCATAACGGCGGTTGGCTGGCGTTCGGCCCCAACGACGGTTACCTGTACATCGCCACCGGTGACGGCGGTGGTGCGGGGGATGACGACGCCGGACACACGGCATTGATCGGCAATTCCCAGGATATTACCGACAACCTTCTCGGCAAGCTGTTGCGCATCGACGTGGACGGCGGCGTACCCTACGGTATTCCGCCGGATAATCCCTTCGTGGGCATTACCGGGGATGACGAGATCTGGGCCTACGGCCTGCGAAATCCCTGGCGGAACGCGTTCGATCCCATTACCGGTGATCTGTACATCGCCGATGTGGGTCAAAGCAACTGGGAAGAGATCGATTTCGATGCGAGTGCGCTCACCGGCGGACTCAACTACGGCTGGCGATGTCGTGAAGGCATGCACGTTTATGATCCGACCGATCCCGGTGGAAACTGCGCTGTCTCCGTCTTCCGTGAGCCGATCTACGAATATTCGCACGGGGGTAGTCCGTTCCGATGCTCCATCACAGGAGGGGAGGTCTACCGGGGTTGTGCTGTGACCGATCTCTGGGGCACGTATTTCTTTGCGGACTATTGCAGCAACCAGATCTGGAGCTTCCGCAACGGTCCGGCGGTGGCGGACTTCATGGAGCGCACGGCAGAGCTCGCTCCGGCCAGCGGCAGCATCACGAGCATTGTCTCTTTCGGCCGGGATGCCTTTGGCGAGATTTACATCTGCGAGCAGGGCGGCGAGGTGTACAAGATCGTGCCGGACGGTGTGCCCAGCCAATGCGGGTTGCCGGTGCCGGCCGCCACGGAGTGGGGCGTGGCCGCACTGACGTTGGTGCTGCTCAGCGCGGGGACGCTGGTGATTCGGCGGCAGGGTGGTCGCTTGCGGGCTTCGTGA
- a CDS encoding glycosyltransferase family 39 protein, translating to MSPAEQRKHVGREDSATTAATLGIVTITLLGALLRFYGLGRRDFWFDESCTFIYVRDLLHWPEDSNLFVESTNLPYYVLLKGWSLIFGHSEAAYRSLSALLATLTIPILAHVAGILRGRRAAVICAAVVAFHPLHIHYAREARAYALWFFLLSISIYFLLRASWSARARWWMAFAAALWLTLVTHYFTAYFVPATLGAIFWAQDRRRFLRRWFVSVAAVAVLFLPYAWIAVLPAAGGGGNRWIADRDTSLLAILQSLWVMLPSADYPAHLRGLSRHSPDTLLLAPAWLAQAAAVLPIVLVALMGWAALRTRAPKQMPSTGGDSRAVHAPLLIMAVAPLLLAAVYSLIVRPNYLVGRYDLVAWPVFSIWFAVLIHDAARIAPMRGRAAAATSIVILLMACSALPVARMLALSPPPSFARNRAERLAQITDTGDLIVSLSYDRDYLQYYMDRAGACGKLVSFPSWLETQVGWVDTEADLQRLARSDVRKDLATQLERIEQTLRAGHNVWLLADSLDPSGTGPRGPINNLLLQSLRTMGYNVTVVDPQEMILAVTKPASDHPAAESPASPR from the coding sequence ATGTCCCCGGCGGAACAACGAAAGCACGTTGGACGCGAAGATTCCGCCACGACGGCGGCGACGCTTGGAATCGTCACCATCACGCTACTCGGTGCGTTGCTTCGCTTTTACGGACTTGGACGACGCGACTTCTGGTTCGACGAAAGCTGCACGTTCATCTATGTCCGCGATCTTCTGCACTGGCCAGAAGATTCCAACCTCTTTGTCGAAAGCACCAATCTCCCCTATTACGTGCTGCTCAAGGGCTGGAGTCTGATCTTCGGCCACAGCGAAGCCGCCTATCGTTCCCTGTCCGCGCTCCTCGCAACACTGACGATTCCGATCCTCGCCCATGTTGCGGGAATACTCCGCGGACGGCGGGCCGCCGTGATTTGTGCCGCCGTCGTCGCCTTCCATCCGCTGCACATTCACTACGCCCGAGAGGCCCGGGCCTACGCCCTCTGGTTTTTTCTGCTTTCGATTTCGATCTACTTTCTCCTGAGGGCGTCGTGGAGCGCGCGGGCGCGCTGGTGGATGGCGTTTGCCGCGGCACTCTGGCTCACGCTGGTCACGCACTACTTCACGGCCTATTTCGTTCCTGCAACGCTCGGTGCGATATTCTGGGCGCAGGACCGGCGTCGCTTCCTGCGGAGATGGTTCGTCAGTGTCGCGGCCGTGGCAGTACTGTTCCTTCCGTACGCGTGGATTGCGGTGCTTCCCGCCGCAGGAGGCGGTGGCAATCGATGGATTGCCGATCGCGACACGTCGCTCCTCGCGATTCTCCAGTCACTCTGGGTAATGCTCCCGTCCGCCGACTACCCGGCCCATCTTCGCGGGCTATCGCGCCATTCGCCCGACACGCTTCTCCTGGCTCCCGCATGGCTCGCCCAGGCTGCGGCAGTGCTACCCATCGTTCTCGTCGCGCTGATGGGATGGGCCGCTCTTCGCACGCGCGCCCCGAAACAAATGCCGTCGACCGGCGGTGATTCACGCGCCGTCCATGCACCGCTGCTGATCATGGCCGTCGCTCCCCTGCTGCTGGCCGCGGTCTATTCACTGATCGTCCGGCCCAACTACCTCGTTGGGCGTTACGATCTCGTCGCCTGGCCGGTCTTTTCGATCTGGTTTGCCGTGCTGATTCACGACGCGGCGCGAATAGCGCCCATGCGAGGGCGCGCTGCCGCCGCGACAAGCATCGTAATACTGCTGATGGCGTGCTCCGCCCTCCCCGTGGCACGCATGCTCGCCCTTTCGCCACCCCCGTCCTTTGCTCGAAATCGCGCCGAGCGATTGGCTCAGATCACCGACACGGGCGATTTGATCGTTTCCCTTTCCTACGACCGCGACTATCTGCAATATTACATGGATCGCGCCGGGGCTTGCGGAAAGCTGGTGAGCTTCCCCTCGTGGCTGGAAACGCAGGTCGGATGGGTGGACACCGAGGCTGATTTGCAGCGCCTCGCCCGAAGCGACGTCCGCAAGGATCTGGCCACGCAGCTCGAACGAATCGAGCAGACCCTGCGAGCCGGCCACAACGTGTGGCTGCTCGCCGATTCACTCGACCCGTCCGGAACCGGGCCGCGCGGGCCGATCAACAACCTGCTTCTGCAGTCCTTGCGCACAATGGGCTACAACGTCACCGTGGTCGATCCGCAGGAGATGATCCTCGCGGTCACGAAGCCCGCAAGCGACCACCCTGCCGCCGAATCACCAGCGTCCCCGCGCTGA
- a CDS encoding magnesium transporter CorA family protein, giving the protein MINALVRHRDGSVQRFSDVNELVECWTTSEAIGWINLEAPAEEDLHGLQRLFGFDSEAVEDCLHGEQRPRVDAYQDHIFLVVYGVLASENGKVFEHRKLAAFFSDRYLVTVHQEPLATVRALLEKTNRDPRPVLANGTDTLLFRLIDGMVDRYILIVDRIEERLEEYEDQSLEPDVDASILAETAGLRRELLELRRLAVSQRELLTPFADGEFEDIAEQLEHHFRHVRQHLTQVIEEADALRERLHTVRDNYHTAIANRTNQVMKTLTLFATLLLPTTLIASIYGMNLPLWPPPQEPRSFWLVLGGMAVVATAILIYFRRRKWI; this is encoded by the coding sequence ATGATCAATGCCCTCGTGCGGCATCGCGATGGATCGGTCCAGCGATTCAGCGACGTCAACGAACTGGTCGAATGCTGGACCACCAGCGAGGCGATCGGCTGGATCAATCTCGAAGCGCCGGCCGAGGAAGACCTGCATGGGCTCCAACGGTTATTCGGATTCGATTCGGAGGCCGTGGAAGACTGCCTCCACGGCGAGCAGCGTCCCCGGGTCGATGCCTATCAGGACCACATCTTTCTCGTCGTCTACGGGGTCCTCGCGTCGGAAAACGGAAAGGTGTTCGAGCATCGCAAGCTGGCGGCGTTCTTCTCCGACCGCTATCTCGTCACCGTTCACCAGGAACCGCTGGCAACGGTCCGCGCCTTGCTCGAGAAGACCAATCGCGACCCGCGGCCGGTTCTCGCCAACGGAACCGACACGCTCCTGTTCCGCCTCATCGACGGCATGGTCGACCGCTATATCCTGATCGTAGACCGGATCGAGGAGCGGCTCGAGGAATACGAGGACCAATCTCTTGAGCCGGACGTGGATGCCTCCATCCTCGCAGAGACGGCCGGCCTGCGGCGCGAGTTGCTCGAACTCCGGCGGCTCGCCGTTTCCCAGCGCGAGCTCCTCACGCCGTTCGCCGACGGCGAGTTCGAGGACATCGCCGAACAGCTCGAGCACCATTTCCGCCACGTTCGCCAGCATTTAACGCAGGTCATCGAGGAAGCGGACGCTCTCCGCGAGCGCCTTCACACCGTTCGCGACAATTATCACACCGCCATTGCCAACCGCACGAACCAGGTGATGAAGACGCTTACCCTGTTCGCCACGCTGCTGCTGCCCACGACATTGATTGCGAGCATCTATGGCATGAACCTGCCGCTCTGGCCTCCGCCTCAAGAACCACGCAGCTTCTGGCTGGTGCTCGGCGGGATGGCCGTCGTCGCAACCGCGATCCTGATCTATTTTCGTCGGCGGAAGTGGATTTAG
- a CDS encoding rod shape-determining protein: MFDSVLGIFSVDMGIDLGTCNTLVCVRGEGVVLNEPSVVAVRRGTNQVLRDGNAVGLVAKEMLGKTPGSIAAIRPLKDGVIADFDITEAMLGYFIRKVHGRSRFVKPRVVIAVPSGITAVEKRAVYNSAERAGARRVYLVEEPMAAGIGAGLPIAEATASMIVDIGGGTTEVAIMSLADIAVCNSIRTAGDEMDGAIISYLRRQHDLMIGQQTAEAIKIQIGCVGEVNGEMNMEVRGRDVVCGLPRKTTVTSGEVREALTEPVNQIVDCVKRTLESAEPELAADLVENGIHLAGGGALLRGLDRIITQATGLEVRVVDDPLSCVARGTSVYLENLGAWKDTLESDADEY, translated from the coding sequence ATCTTCGACTCCGTTCTCGGCATCTTCAGCGTCGACATGGGGATCGACCTGGGCACATGCAACACGCTGGTATGCGTGCGCGGCGAGGGCGTGGTGCTGAACGAGCCTTCGGTGGTGGCCGTGCGCCGGGGAACGAACCAGGTACTCCGAGACGGAAACGCCGTCGGTCTCGTCGCCAAGGAGATGCTGGGCAAGACGCCGGGCTCCATTGCTGCCATTCGCCCGCTCAAGGACGGCGTGATTGCCGACTTCGACATCACCGAGGCCATGCTCGGCTACTTCATCCGCAAGGTTCACGGGCGCAGCCGTTTCGTCAAGCCGCGCGTGGTCATCGCCGTCCCTTCGGGGATTACCGCCGTGGAAAAGCGGGCCGTCTACAACTCCGCCGAGCGCGCCGGCGCCCGCCGGGTGTATCTTGTCGAGGAGCCAATGGCCGCCGGGATCGGCGCGGGACTGCCCATCGCCGAAGCCACCGCTTCCATGATCGTGGACATCGGCGGCGGCACCACCGAAGTCGCGATCATGTCCCTGGCCGACATCGCCGTGTGCAACAGCATCCGCACGGCCGGCGACGAGATGGACGGCGCCATCATCTCCTACCTGCGGCGCCAGCACGATCTGATGATCGGGCAGCAGACGGCGGAAGCCATCAAGATCCAGATCGGCTGCGTGGGGGAAGTCAACGGCGAGATGAACATGGAAGTTCGCGGGCGGGACGTGGTCTGTGGCCTGCCGCGCAAGACGACGGTGACATCCGGCGAAGTTCGCGAAGCCCTGACGGAGCCGGTCAATCAAATCGTCGACTGCGTGAAGCGCACCCTCGAGTCCGCCGAGCCCGAGCTCGCCGCCGATCTTGTCGAGAACGGCATCCACCTGGCCGGCGGCGGAGCACTTCTTCGCGGACTGGATCGCATCATCACGCAAGCCACCGGGCTCGAGGTCCGCGTCGTGGACGACCCACTGAGCTGCGTCGCTCGCGGCACAAGCGTCTATCTCGAGAACCTCGGCGCCTGGAAGGACACGCTCGAATCCGACGCCGACGAATACTGA